ACGCCGCGACGGCGTTGCGAACCTGGCTCCACAATGTTTTGTCGGCGCAGTCCCCCGCGGCCATGGCCTCGGCGTTAAGAGGCATGGCCATGCGAGAGGATGCCACCTCGCTTTTGGCGGTAACGGACTTACCGGTTCTTTTCATAACCGGTGCGGAGGATGCCTTGATTTCACCGGAGCAAAGCCGGGCCATGCAGGCCATCACCAAACAGAGCCGGCTTGTAGTTATTGAAGAAGCTGGTCATTTGGCGAATCTTGAAAAGCCCGAGGAGTGGAATCAGGCGGTGATCGATTTTTTCAACCCCCCCACTGGCGAGGAAGGCAATAAAAGATGAATTCCAGAAGGCTTTGGTGTAACCTAAGCCCGAGAAAACAGGAGAAGGCAGGATGAGGTAGATGACGGCGTATACCGTGTATATGCTTCGCTGTGTAAATGGCAGCCTTTATACGGGCTACACGACTAATCTGGAGCGTCGCTACCAGGCGCATCTGGCAGGAAAATGCAAGTATACCCGCAGTTTTAAACCAGTCGAAATTGCTGCTCATTGGCAGGTCTTTGACAAGTCTGCCGCCTTAAAGCTTGAGCGATTTATTAAGACGCTGTCGCGCCGGGAAAAGGAAGCCTTGTTGACGTTGCCCAGTCTTTGTCCATTCATGACTAATGCCCCGGATAAACGGGAGGTTGAGGAAAGCTGATGAATCAAAAAGTGTTTGTAAACCGCATTTTGAATATGAAGAAAATCAAGTACATTGGTCTGGATATGGACCATACCTTGCTCCGCTACAACACCAAAAAGCTTGAAACGCTGGTTTACACATTGGTTGTGGAAAAATTAATCAGCCACAACAATTATCCTGCCGCTATCCGCACGTTTCAGTTTAATTTCGATGACGCCATTCGGGGTCTGGTGATTGACAGCAAAAATGGCAACCTGCTTAAACTGAGCCGGTATGCGGCCATTCGCCAGAGTTATCATGGCACCCGTCCCATCAGCTATGCGGAGCAGCAGGACATTTACCGCAGTATCTATGTGGATTTAAGCGATGCCAATTACAAAGCGATTGATACGTCCTTCTCGATTGCTTTTGCTGTGTTGTACAGCCAATTGGTTGATTACAAGGATGAATACCCCAGTCAATTGCCCAGTTATCATGACATTGCCATGGACGTGCTGAAATACGTCGACATGGCGCACGCCGACGGCAGCCTTAAAAAAGTGATCAGTGAGAACCTTGACGACTATGTCATCAAGGACAAGGAGGTGGTGGAAGGACTTCAATGGTACATTCGCCATGGGAAGAAGGTTTTTGTACTGACCAATTCCGATTATTTTTACACCAAACTAATGCTCGATTATGCCATTAATCCCTTTCTTGACGAGGGAAAAGACTGGACCAGTTTGTTTGAGTTTGTGATTACGCTGGCGAATAAACCCCGGTTTTTTTATGACAATCTGCGCTTTTTACACATTAATGCGAAAGACGGCAGCATGACCAATTTGAATGGGCCGATTGTCCCAGGCATTTATCAAGGCGGCTGTGCCAATAAATTCACGCATGATCTTAACTTGAAGGGCGATGAAATTCTCTACATCGGTGACCATATCTATGGGGATATTGTCCGTTTGAAAAAGGATTGTAACTGGCGTACGGCGTTGGTAGTCGAAGAATTGGGCGATGAAATTGAGGCTCAGGCGAAAGCCTTGCCGACCACGCTCAAAATCGGTGAAGCCATGAATGTTAAAAAAACGCTGGAGCAGCAGTATGTGGAACTCTGTACCCAACGCATCGATGAGCACTCCAAAGCGTTTGATGAAGACATTAATGAGTTACAGAAAAAATTAAACGCCATCGATGCGGAGCTGGCGAAACTTCTGCAGGAGCAGCATCAGTATTACAATCCGAAATGGGATCGGGTTTTCCGAGCCGGTGCTGAGGAAAGTTATTTTGCCTATCAGGTGGATCGTTTTGCCTGTATTTACATGGCGAAGTTGTCTGATTTGCTGGCGCATTCACCCATCACCTATTTCCGCGCCAATCGCAGACCTCTGGCACATGACATTGATTTTATCGCGGCAACCCCCACGGCCGATAAATACCCCCCGCGTTAGCGCAGAATTACCTGCTGTAATTCCTTAACGTGGACTTATCACCCTCTCCCGCATGGAGAGGGTGGCAAAGAGTAAGACGAAATGATGCCCATGGCTTTTTCGGAAGCTCAAAGCATGCGCTGCAGTCCTCAAAATAATTATTTTTTGATAATCAGTGGTATTTAATTCTTCCTTAATCTGTCTCTGTTATTTTAAATACCTAAAGGGTGTTGAGGGTATTTGTCATGGCGGGTTACACGGATTTAGGTAATGAGGCTACGGAACTGATATTAGGGAAAAAATTCTCTGATACACACGTTGCCGAGGGCAATGACCTGAATCAATCATTCCAGTATTGCATAGAAACAGTAGATAAAGACAACAAGCTTCTCGTTATTTTGACCCCTATTCAACACGATCTAGGCGGTGTACTGGCGGGCTTCCGAAAGCGTATTCCCGAGCTTCAAACCGGACAGCCACGTTTTCATATTCTCGCCGGTGTCGTCGGCAACGGCGTCACGGAACGCCACATTGCCAGCATGTATGTGCCGCCGCATGGGGATATTCATTTTTTTGATCCTAAGGCAAGTGATCGGGAAAAATTTTTCTCGGATAAACTCACTGATCGAAAGTTTAGCTGGCGCCGGCTAATCCCCGCTCTATGGAATGCCTTGTCGCCAAGACCCACATCCTCCTTCACCCTCTCTGATGGGGAAAACGAAAACAGGCCGGCAGTTCATTTTGCCTTGGGCACCCAGTCATTTTTTGACGGGGTTTCCTGCGGTTATCATCATGCGGCGCAACTGCTGGTGTTAAAAGACCTCATCATGCACAAAAAACCTGTGACGGTGGAGGCCTTACTGGACCAACTCCGCAATCCCGTCCATGAAAGCAGTGAGGCGCTGCAGAAAACCCTTTATGAATCAATGGCCACGAACCGCTTTTGGGCGTTCATGAAAAAAGCCTGGCTTGACACATACCTGCCGGATAAAATCGAAGAGGAGCGTCCAGCCCTGCATTTTGGGCATTATTTTATGGGTTGGCCTTCCAAAGAGGGCACTTTGCGCCAAGTAGGGTACTTCCTCACGCTGGGTTTTATTTTTAATCCCTTAATCAACGTGATCAAGTTGCCGGAATTAGTGGCCAATGGCGTATCGGAGTCCTTCAGTTTTCTTAAAAACAGCCTGATAGCCTGGGCTCCAACCCATCCAGCGACGCAATTTTTTCGTAGCGGTCTGTTATTAACCATCATTGCCCTGCAGGGACTGTTTAAAGGCTTGTATTTTGCGATTCGCACAGTGACATCCCCTATCACCAGTTTTAAAGAGGCCTGGCGTGTTCATCCCGCGCTGGGGATTTTAAGCGCTGTTGTTTCATTGAGCGCTTATGCGGCCCTGGTGTATTTTGCCGCGCCTGTTGTGGTGCCGATGCTCATGGCCGCTGCCCCTGCGGCGGCTCCGGTTTTTAATGCACTGGCTTATCCTTTGGTGCAGTTATTCGGTTTGATGGGGGTGTCGCTGGCGACAGGCACGGCGGCTGCAGGGACATTAACGCTGGGTGCTGCCCTTGTTCAGGCGGGTCAATTAGTACTGAATACACTGATTGATGCCGTTGAAACAATCCTCCCCAAAAAAGAAGCAATCGAGAAACCCGTCGAGGATTCACCACTTCCGAAGACCAGCAATGTCAATGACGCGTTAAAGAAAAGAGGAATTACAATTAAAGGAGACCCGCAACAATCAGAAGAAGAAGACGATTTTGAGATTTTAAATCCCTCAAAGCCTGTCGACGGCAATCACGTGTTTCGGTCTGAAAACCCCGTGGATGGGGATGACTTTAGCAATCCGTCCCCGTGCTCCGGCATCGTCTTTTAATCCGCTTGAGATAAGCCGATAAGGATTTTAACCACTGCAGTGTTCTCTGATAGCCCTTGCTTCGGTCAACCAAAGGCTTTAATCGCAGCAATTCATATTCGCGATAATACTGGCTGAGCTTGATCCTTAAGGCGGGAAACTGCTGCCCCAAGGTTCGCAATTGATCATTTAAGGTCGCGGGTGGGGCGACATCAACGCCCAGGGCTTTAAGGTGTTTTTTTAGTCTTGCGTATTCACGCGCCATGGGATCGCGGTAACGGTACTGCTGCCATTGATAAATAAGGCTGCCGATCAATAAAAAAGCGAGGAGAGCTGCGATAGACACCCTGAGTAGAGTTTGTCCATCCCAGTGATTAAGACCAAGCTCCTTTAAAAAGGCACGCTGATTATCGTAATTATAAAAAAGCAGCCACCGCTCCCAGAAAAATTGCAGGGATTCGAGAAACAGCCCAGTCTGCGCAAGCCAGGGGAGCGATCCTTCCTGAGACCATTGCGAGGCGATTGCTTTTCCCTGCTTGTCACGGATGGCCCGATCAATCCGTTCAGGGGCAATGTAGAGTGTCGGATCCAGGCGCCGCCATCCCTTCCCTTCCTGCCAGTATTCAATCCAGGCGTGGGCATCATTCTGCCGTACAGTCAGGTAGTGGGACATGGGATTCCATTGTCCGCCGTGATAACCCACCACCACTCGAGACGGGATCCCCACCGAGCGCAGGATAAAAGCGACCGAGCTGGCGTAATATTCACAATACCCCCGGCGCTGCTCAAACCAGAAATAATCCATCTGATGAAAGCGCCTGGGATTGTTAACCGACAGGCTGTACCAGAACGGTTCATTATGAATGTAATGTTTCAGTTCATTAACGAACGCCTCTGTATCACCCTGTACAGCCTCGAATTGTTGTTTGGCAAAAGCGCGTAATCGCGGGTTGTTGGCGGGCGGTAAATAAGTATTTAATTGCCTGTCTCTGGGAGAAATGGGCAAATAAAAGGGTCTTTTCTCAACGACGGCGTAGGCAAACCGCTGATAGACCTCGCGATCACCCGGCTGCACGAGTCCAACTCCCGGGGCATACAGGAGGTTGGGGTTGGCGGCATAAGGGTAGTCCTGGTAAAAAAGCCATTTTTTCTGATGCGGCTCAAGAAGGATCTGGTAGTCTGCGGTTTGTCCCTGCGGGATTTTTTCAAGGGGAGGAAAATAGGTGCTGTCGCGTTGCAGGGCAGTCCATCGCCAGCCATCGTAGTGACTGAGCACAATGCCACGCCAGTAGAGTGTTGGCAAAAAAGTTGGCTTAAATGTTACCCGCATGACTATCGAATCATCATTGAAAAGCTCATTCATTTTGTCCAGGGTGAGTTCTTCATTAAACCCCAATTGTCCCCGTGACAGGGAGGGCACCTGCCAGAGGGGATTGGTTAATCGTGGAAAAAGATAAAACATCACCAGTGTAATCGGGATCGCTAGCAGCATGTGCCTGACAATCAGTTTGCCGCCTGAGACCCAGGGTGTTTCAGGCGCAACGAGTTTTATCATCAACAACAGATTGGCAAACACAGCAAGGAGAAGGTAAATAAAAATCCATAATTCCTGGTAAACGATGAGGTTTGTCAGGATTAAATAGAAGTTACACAGAATGATGACGCGCAAATCACGCAGGTTTTGCAGTTCCAGACTCTTTAAGGCCACAAAAAGCAGTAAGAAGCCAATAAAAAATTGCCCTGACCACACGGTACCGTATTGCCAGAATAACAAGGCAAGGCATAGCGCAATTAAACCGAGTCTTATTCCGCCTGACGGCAATGGTGCAGGGTAATAGCTTACCAGCAGGCGGTAGCCGATTGCGCTTACGATCATCAGCGACAGCAATACCGGCATGTTCATTCCATGCGGTAAATAGCAGAACATCATCACCAGCAGGGCCAGACGCAGAGTGGGTGTGTACGTGGTTAACTTCATCAGTACGCTGCCAATTGGCGTAAACAGTGTTTTAAATGATTGGCACCCTGAGAATAGGCGGTGCGAATCCCCTTTAATTCAAGTCCATACGCCAACCCCTGTTGCTCAGCCTCAATCAGCCAGTAACTGACATGCTGTAATTTCTGTTCAATGTCCATGGCCGGCAGGTCATCGAGTTTAAACAACCAAAAGCGGCCTTCGGGATTGCTCATCGTTTTAAGATACCAACCCTGACCTCGCGCGGCAATTTTCCAGGCGATGCGATTAACCTGAACCCAGGGATTACTCACTGGCCTCAGGTTTTCCAGATCTTCAATGCCTGCCTGGCTTATTTTATTACTGCCTTCCTCGCTTGAGGCGGCTTGCGGCCAGAAGCCGGGTGACACGGGCTCGGGGTAAACAAAATAGGTTTTGTCAAAAAAAACATAGCCCCAGGTTCGAAAGAGACCAAAGGGAAAAACACTGTGGAATTGGATAGGTGGCAGTGTAAAACAACCGCGTCGTTCGCCTGGCAGATAAAGCGTTAATTCCTTTCCCTCTCCGGGGAGGCAATCGATGGTTTGGTGTGCTTCATGAGGTATGCCGCAGTGCAAACTGAAGCGTTGTCCATGAGCGCTTTTAATAAAGAGCCGCACAACCACGGGTGAGCCTCTGGGTACATCGACAATCTCCGTGCTGGTAATGGTCAAGCCTTTCAGGTTGGCATGGGTGGCCCAGGCACTGATCATGCCGATAATCGCTAAAAAAAACGTAAATAAAAAAATGGCGCTGATTTGGTAATTGATGGCACAAAGAAACAAGGTCAACAACACTGCCCCGTAGGCCCAGCCAAAACCGGAAGGCAGAATGTAGAGGTTAGCATTTTCCAATCGTTGTGGCTCACCCGGGGCATTGCGCCGCTTTGCCCATTGAAACCAATACTGTTTAATGCGATCGGTCATAAGCGTGTTCAAAGCGGAACCTCAACGTGATTAAGTAACATTTCGGCTGGTGAATGCTGAATGTGGGCTTGCTTAATCACCAGGCGGTGATTAACCACTGCCGGCATCACCGCCTGCACATCGTCCAGGCGGACAAAATCGCGTTCCTCGGTTCGGGCATAGGCTTTAGCCGCCCGTACAAGCGCCATGCCTGCTCGCGGACTTAAACCATGATTAAACCAGCCCTGATGGCGGCTGGCGGCCAGAATGGTCTGAATGTAGTCCAACACGGTGTCGGCGACGTGCACTTGAAGGCTTTGTTGTTGCCAGGTCAAAAGCTGTGCAACGGTACTGACTGGCGGCTGCTCAAGAATTTTACCATTTTCCGGTAGTTTCAGCAGTTGCCGTTCTGCTTCCGGGGGAGGGTAGCCAATGCTTAAGCACATCAGGAAACGATCCAGCTGTGATTCCGGTAGAAAGTAGGTGCCGGTTTGATGGGATGGATTTTGGGTGGCAATGACAAAAAAAGGTTCCGGCAGGGGCTGTGTGCCGTTTTCTGTGGTCACCTGGCGTTCTTCCATGGCCTCAAGCAGGGCGCTCTGGGTTCGTGGCGTTGCACGATTCACTTCATCGGCAAGAATGAGTTGTGAAAAAATCGGGCCGGCATGGAAACGAAACTGCTGTGTCGATGCATCAAAAATGGACACACCAATTAAATCACTGGGCAACAGGTCGCTGGTAAACTGAATGCGGCGGTATTGCATGCCGGTAAAATGAGCCAGGGCATGACTGAATGTGGTTTTGCCCATGCCCGGTATGTCTTCAAGAAGCAAATGCCCATTGGCAAGCAGGCAACTTATCCCCAGCCGAATCACTTCTTCTTTCCCGTAAAGGGCTTGGCTAAGTGCTTGTTCTAATTCTTTTATCATAGAGAAAATGATCCTGATTTCGTTACTATTAGTATAGAAAGACTTACTGGGCTTTACAGCCTGAGGTTGCGTAAAAAGTTTCAAAACGCGGTTGGCCTGTGTCTATACTAATAAGAATAAAGGGGTTTATTACCGGCAAGTCGACAGGACGTTATGGAGAGAAGAACAGCATTTAATCCTCTGGCATGCGTGCAGAAGGTCAGTCTATCGTGGCAAGAAATATTCTGAGAGCGCAGGTCAAGTTGCTTTATGATCAAATCCCCGTGGCCTTATTCGGAGAATGCCTGGCGGTTACCTCCATTTGTGTTGCGTTATGGACTGTCTTTGATCAACGGGTGTTGATCGGGTGGCTGCTTTACATGTTCATTGCCTCGGCTGCTTGGCGAGGTTACATTGTCTGGCGTTATCGGCATCATTATGAAGCGCGGAGCCAGAAAGCCTGGCTTACCCTGTTTGTTATTGGAGTATTGATTTCAAGCCTTGGCTGGGGATTTGCAGCCGGTGTCTTCATTCCGGTTGACAGTGTATTTCAACAGAATTTCGTGGTGATCGTGCTGTTAGGCATCACCGCCTCGGCCAGTTCGTATTATTCCCCCATTCGTTCCGTGTACATCGCTTTCCTGTTACCGGCTGTTTTACCCTATGCGTTTTGGCTTTTTGCCCAGGGCGGGGATAATATTCTTCTCGGCTATTGCGTGTTTCTTTATGTTTTTGTCATGCTGGGGTCCTCCCACTACTTGAATTCACTGGTGGTGTCCTCGCTGGAACTGCGTTTAACCAACATTGATTTGGGTTTTAATAACCAGCTTTTGGAAAAAAAGGTGGCGGAGCGCACCAATGCACTGGAAAAATCCTCTGATATCCTGCGTGCCAGCCTTGAATCAAGTGAATTTGGCGTGCTGGTGGTCGATAATCATGGCCATATTGAGTATTTTAACCAGACTTTTCTGGACATGTGGGAAATCCCTCAGGATGTTATCACGGGTTACACTTACCAGGATATCAGCCAGCATATTTTATCCAAACTGGAAAATCCGGACTCCTATGCCCGGAAAATGCAGCATTTTCATGAGCAGTCAGCGCATGAGTGGATCGATGAGCTGACCTGCAAGGACGGTAAATTTTTTGAGCTCTATGTCAAACCTCATGGTGCGGACAGAGGCAAGGCTGGGCATATCTGGCAGTATCGTGACATCAGTGAGCGAAAACAGATGGAGCATCAGCTGGCCTATCAGGCTAATCATGACCTCCTCACCAGTCTCCCGAACCGCACGTTGCTCTATGATCGCATCGAGCAGGGAATCGTTTACGCGCAACGTTTTCAAAATCATTTAACGCTGTTATTCCTTGACGTGGATAATTTTAAAATCATCAATGATTCATTGGGCCATAATGCCGGCGATCAATTGTTGCAGGAGGTCGCTGCCCGTTTAAAGGAGTGTGTACGTAAAAGCGATACGGTATCCCGTTTTGGTGGTGACGAATTTGTTATCCTGTTCATGAACAGCCGCAGGGAAGACATCACTGTGCTTGCTGATCATATTCTTAATAAAGTGACGCAGCCGATTAAACTCAGCGGCCATGACCTTGTTGTCACCACCAGCATCGGCATCAGCACTTACCCTCATCACGGCAAAGATGCCACGACTCTGCTGAAAAACGCGGACATGGCCATGTACTTTGCCAAGCGTCAGGGGAGAAATAATTATCAGCTGTACGATGAAGAAATCAATTACCAATCGCAAAAGAAACTCGAAATTCAAAGCCAGATTCGAAAGGCAATAAAAAACAAAGAATTTTTTATGTTGTATCAACCGATTATCCATATTGAAACGGGTGAAATCTGTGGCGTGGAGGCATTGATGCGCTGGCAACACCCCGATTTGGGTCTCCTGTTACCCAATGACTTTATTCTTGCCGCCGAAGAATGCGGACTCATTGTTCCCTTGGGAGAATGGGGAATCAGGACGGCCTGCCTGCAGAATGCTGCCTGGCAAAAAATGGGGCTGCCGCCAATCCGCATCGCCGTGAACGTGTCCTGCGTGCAGGTCAAGCGCGAGGGATTTATCGATACGCTGGAGGATATTCTTAAACAATCAAGAATGGACCCCGGTTATCTCGAAATCGAATTGACCGAGAGCACACTCATGGACAACACCAAGAAAATCATTTCCCTGTTACTGAAACTGGATTCCATCGGTATTGATTTTGTCATTGATGATTTTGGTACCGGGTATTCCAGCTTGAATTACCTGAAAAAATTCCCGGTAAACAAGCTTAAAATTGATCAGTGCTTTGTCCGTGATTGCACCCATGACAGCAATGATGCGTCCATCGTCGAGGCGATTATTGCCATGGGGCATGGGTTGAAGTTGAAAGTGATTGCCGAAGGGGTCGAAAACAGGGAACAATTGCAACTGCTTAAAGATCTCGGCTGTGATCAGGGGCAGGGCTATTATTTTGCCGAACCCCTGAGTGCCGATGATTTTGCCGACCTGCTTCGCCAGAATACCCTGCGCGCGATTGCCTCGCGCTAGAGGTTAATAGGGCTTACGGTAAGGGACATACACCGGTTCCCAGATGTGAGCGCGAATGCATTTTTCAATGTCAGCCTCGGTTTTATAATCAGCCCATTCACTTTTAACGGCTTCTTTAGCCACCGCCAGAGCCACCCGGTAGGACACTTCCCGCACGTCGTCAAGTGGGGGCAGCAGATTGGCATTTGGGTTTTGCAGGGCTGGCGAGCAGCTGGCTAAGGCTTTGGCGGCGGCCATGAACATTTTATCCGTGACCCGTCTTGCCTGAACGGCAATCAAACCAAGCCCCATGCCCGGGAAAATATAGACATTGTTGGTCTGATCAATACGGAAATCCTGACCGCGACGTTTGATTACGCCAAAAGGACTGCCTGTACCAATGACAGCGCGATCATCAGTCCATTGGATTAAATCCTGAGGAACCGCTTCACTGCGTGAAATCGGGTTGGAGAGTGGCATGATAATCGGACGTTCCACGTGGGCGGCCATTTCCCGAACCAATTCTTCAGTAAAGAGATTGGGCTGGCCGGAAACCCCCAACAGGGCATTGGGATGCAAGTTGCGAATGACGTCCTTTAAGCTGATTTCCGCATTGTTTTCGCATTGCCAGCCTGAAATGGCGGCGCGGGGTTTTAATAGTTGCTGTTGGAAGGGAAGGAGGCCGGTCATGCCCTCGAGCAGCAACCCGTTTCGATCAATCATGTAAATCTGCGACCGCGCCTGCGCTTCCGAAATGCCGTCTTCGATCATGGCATGCACAATCAGTTCGGCAATGCCGCAACCGGCCGATCCGGCGCCGACAATGACAATGCGTTGCTCGCTTAAGCGGATACCGGTCACCTGAACGGCGGCAAACAAGGTGCCTGTGGCGACAGCGGCTGTCCCCTGAATGTCGTCATTGAAGGTGCACAGCTGATCGCGATAGGTATTGAGCAAACGGGTCGCGTTTTGCAGGGCAAAATCCTCCCATTGCAGAAGAATATGGGGAAAACGTTTTTTAAGCGCCTGAACAAAACCATCAACAAAGTCATCGTATTCCTGATCACGAACCCGTTCATGCCGCCAGCCCATGTACAGGGGGTCCTTCAGCAAATCGCTATTATTTGTTCCGGTATCCAGTAACACTGGCAGGGTGGATGCGGGATGAATGCCTGCGCAGGCACAATACAGAGCCAGCTTGCCAATGGGAATGCCCATTCCGCCTGCGCCCTGATCCCCAAGTCCCAGGATGCGTTCGCCATCAGAGACCACGATGGCTTTAACATTATCAAAGCGGGGATTAGCAAGAATCATGTCGATTTTATCGCGGTAGGGGTAGGAAATGAACAAGCCGCGCGGGCGACGATAGATATGACTGAATCGCTGACAGGCGGAGCCCACCACCGGCGTGTAGACAATGGGCATGATTTCAGTGATGTGTTCACAAAGTAAACTATAAAACAGTGTTTCGTTCGAGTCCTGGAGATCGCGCATGTAGATGTATTTTTCCAATTCGCTGCTTTTGCTTTTAAAGGCTTCATAGGAGCGAGCACGCTGCTGGGCGAGGTTGCTTTCCTCAGGAGGCAACAGACCGAATAATTTAAAATCCACCCGTTCCTGGTTGCTGAAACCGGAGCCCTTATTCAGGATGGGGTTGGTAATCAGGGCGAAGTCCGTTGTTTTAACTTCGTAATAAATTTGCCCGTTGTCATCGGTTAATTGTTTATAATCCATCGAATTCTCCCTGAATAATGGCTTACCTTAAGTCTAGAGTTAAATGTTACTTTTTGTTTAATTTTTCAGTGATTTCTTCCACACTGGCCGGTGACCCAAAATACGCGCCCTGACCGTAGCGGCAGCCGACGCTGAGTAATTTATCAACAGTCACTTCGTCGGGAATGCCACAGGCCATGACACTCAATTCAAGAGCCGCGGCCATCTGAATGATGGTATGAACGATGCGCGTTTTCTTTTCATCCTGGACCATTTTTACCACAAAGGAGCGATCAATTTTGACTTCGCGTATGGGGAAATTGGTCAGGTAGACAAAGGAGGTGTAGCCAGTGGAAAAGTCCTTAATGGCAATTTGAATGCCCAGTTGCGTCAGCGGCATCAACGTGTGCAACGCACGGGCCTGATCACTCAGGCATGCTTTTTCGGTCAGGGCCAATTTCAGGTATTTTCCGTCAAGCTGGTGGGCAGTCAGCAAATCCTTAATCGTCGTCACCAGTTCCGGGTCGCCAATGTCCATGATCGACAAATCGACTTCGCCGTAGAGAGTATGGCCCTCTTTGTGCCAGAGAGACAATTGCTTGATTAATGTTTTTAACGAGAAAAAAGTGACTTTTTTGGCATAGCGGGTGTCGTTCATTAACTGGAAGAGCTTTTCTTCATTTAAAATTTCCCAATCAGCCAAATCCAGTTTGACTGAGCCTTCGACGCCGACTAGTTTTCCCGTGGCCAGTTCATAATGAGGCTGGAGCTGGATGACAGCCTGTTCAGCATCCATGATTTGTTCAAATTCATCCAGCATTTCCCGATTGATGGTGGTTCTTTCCTGAATGTCTTTGTGGTAAATCGCATAAGGCTTGCCCTCTTTTTTAGCAAAATAAATGCTGTCCGTGGCATGCATCATCAGCGTTTCAGCCTTGGTGCCATGGGTAGGGTAAAGGGCGGCGCCAATGGTGGTCATGATGTTCATGTTAATGCCTTCAATCATGAAGTTGACGGAGGTGTATTGCTGAATTCGATGCAGCAGTTCATCGATGTCCTGATGGGGGCTTAAACGCGGCAGGAGAATGGCAAATTCATCATTCCTTAACCGGGCGATCACATTCATGCCCATGTAGGCTTCGAGCATAAAAGGTTCAATCAGCAGGCTTTTTAACTTTTCGGCAAACTGTTTAAGAAAGCTGTTGGAATGAAACGTACCAAAACTGTAGCTAATCTCTTTGAAATCACTGATGCTTAAGACAAAAACGGCTGCCCTGCTTTCCTGATTTTCCTGTTCAATTTGAGTGATGGCCTGTTTGATTCTTTCCACAAACAGCTTGTAGTTTGGCAGGTTGGTCAGGCTGTCGTGGGTGCTTTCGTACTTGAGCTTGATTTCAAGATCGTCTTTTTTACTGGTTAATTCGCGGGTTTTATCACGAAGGATGGTTTCAGCCTTGTGCACAAGGCCATAGCAGAAGGATTGCCCCCAGTAAGCAAACATAAAGGGAGTGAGATCAAGGGCCCAAATGGCGGGATTGGTGGTCTGGGCTAAGACAATGCTCTCGAGGGAGATGTTGCCTGTGATTTGATACGCGACAATCAATGTCGCGATTAAAATACTTCCCAGCGAAATCAGCAAGCCAAGCAGCGAATACCGGTTCACATGGCTTTTCAAAACTTCCGAGTTAAGAATGGACATGGTGGAGTCACTCTTCTTTTTCTTGATAACCTTGTTTCGACAGGATTTAAAAAACCTTTAAGTTGGATTTGCCTAAACTTCATGCGTGGGCAAATCCATGGAATTTACAGGTTCACGGAAGGGGTAGTGTCGGAGCGATGTGCTGCGGCATTGAGCATAATAAGATGATGC
This Legionella sp. MW5194 DNA region includes the following protein-coding sequences:
- a CDS encoding HAD-IG family 5'-nucleotidase; translated protein: MNQKVFVNRILNMKKIKYIGLDMDHTLLRYNTKKLETLVYTLVVEKLISHNNYPAAIRTFQFNFDDAIRGLVIDSKNGNLLKLSRYAAIRQSYHGTRPISYAEQQDIYRSIYVDLSDANYKAIDTSFSIAFAVLYSQLVDYKDEYPSQLPSYHDIAMDVLKYVDMAHADGSLKKVISENLDDYVIKDKEVVEGLQWYIRHGKKVFVLTNSDYFYTKLMLDYAINPFLDEGKDWTSLFEFVITLANKPRFFYDNLRFLHINAKDGSMTNLNGPIVPGIYQGGCANKFTHDLNLKGDEILYIGDHIYGDIVRLKKDCNWRTALVVEELGDEIEAQAKALPTTLKIGEAMNVKKTLEQQYVELCTQRIDEHSKAFDEDINELQKKLNAIDAELAKLLQEQHQYYNPKWDRVFRAGAEESYFAYQVDRFACIYMAKLSDLLAHSPITYFRANRRPLAHDIDFIAATPTADKYPPR
- a CDS encoding MoxR family ATPase, whose protein sequence is MIKELEQALSQALYGKEEVIRLGISCLLANGHLLLEDIPGMGKTTFSHALAHFTGMQYRRIQFTSDLLPSDLIGVSIFDASTQQFRFHAGPIFSQLILADEVNRATPRTQSALLEAMEERQVTTENGTQPLPEPFFVIATQNPSHQTGTYFLPESQLDRFLMCLSIGYPPPEAERQLLKLPENGKILEQPPVSTVAQLLTWQQQSLQVHVADTVLDYIQTILAASRHQGWFNHGLSPRAGMALVRAAKAYARTEERDFVRLDDVQAVMPAVVNHRLVIKQAHIQHSPAEMLLNHVEVPL
- a CDS encoding GIY-YIG nuclease family protein, which encodes MTAYTVYMLRCVNGSLYTGYTTNLERRYQAHLAGKCKYTRSFKPVEIAAHWQVFDKSAALKLERFIKTLSRREKEALLTLPSLCPFMTNAPDKREVEES
- a CDS encoding DUF3488 and transglutaminase-like domain-containing protein produces the protein MKLTTYTPTLRLALLVMMFCYLPHGMNMPVLLSLMIVSAIGYRLLVSYYPAPLPSGGIRLGLIALCLALLFWQYGTVWSGQFFIGFLLLFVALKSLELQNLRDLRVIILCNFYLILTNLIVYQELWIFIYLLLAVFANLLLMIKLVAPETPWVSGGKLIVRHMLLAIPITLVMFYLFPRLTNPLWQVPSLSRGQLGFNEELTLDKMNELFNDDSIVMRVTFKPTFLPTLYWRGIVLSHYDGWRWTALQRDSTYFPPLEKIPQGQTADYQILLEPHQKKWLFYQDYPYAANPNLLYAPGVGLVQPGDREVYQRFAYAVVEKRPFYLPISPRDRQLNTYLPPANNPRLRAFAKQQFEAVQGDTEAFVNELKHYIHNEPFWYSLSVNNPRRFHQMDYFWFEQRRGYCEYYASSVAFILRSVGIPSRVVVGYHGGQWNPMSHYLTVRQNDAHAWIEYWQEGKGWRRLDPTLYIAPERIDRAIRDKQGKAIASQWSQEGSLPWLAQTGLFLESLQFFWERWLLFYNYDNQRAFLKELGLNHWDGQTLLRVSIAALLAFLLIGSLIYQWQQYRYRDPMAREYARLKKHLKALGVDVAPPATLNDQLRTLGQQFPALRIKLSQYYREYELLRLKPLVDRSKGYQRTLQWLKSLSAYLKRIKRRCRSTGTDC